The following coding sequences lie in one Lepeophtheirus salmonis chromosome 11, UVic_Lsal_1.4, whole genome shotgun sequence genomic window:
- the LOC121126129 gene encoding tryptophan-rich sensory protein → MDLLDNINIKMFGATLLPLVGTSLIKFITGTKIDKNWINNLNRPSLIPPDWVFPVVWTYLYLSMGYASFLVYQSGGEKLNGVALFIYIVHLFVNWSWSPIYFGQKKITLAFYIIIILWIGVLSTMIAFFTMNTTAGLLIVPYFAWTSFASFLNYRIMILNEKPKAQ, encoded by the exons ATGGATCTTTtagacaatataaatataaaaatgtttggagCAACTCTTCTACCACTTGTGGGAACTTCTTTGATCAAATTCATCACTGGTACAAAGATAGATAAAAACTGGATCAAT AATCTGAATAGGCCCTCCCTAATCCCACCAGATTGGGTTTTCCCAGTTGTTTGGACATATCTATATTTGTCGATGGGTTACGCCAGTTTCTTAGTCTATCAATCAGGTGGAGAGAAGCTGAATGGAGTAGCTCTTTTTATCTACATTGTCCATTTGTTTGTTAATTGGTCTTGGTCACCCATTTACTTTGggcagaaaaaaattacattg GCTTTTTACATCATTATAATTCTCTGGATTGGAGTTTTGAGCACAATGATAGCATTTTTTACAATGAATACAACAGCTGGGCTACTCATTGTACCCTATTTTGCATGGACATCCTTTGCCTCCTTTCTCAACTATCGtattatgattttaaatgaaaaaccaAAAGCACAATGA